TCCCGTATCGCCAAAAAAGTACTTCGCACCTGCCATTCGCGACGCGACACGGCCGGATTAACCATTTCGCCCATCTCATCGTCGCCGCAACCGACGATCACCTCGACTTGCGACACCACCATATAATCAATTGCGCATCGTCACTCATCGTCGGCGCATTCTCGAATCTTTCCTCGGATATTCCGCGATATTTTCGGTACCTCCATCTCCCGCAATCGCCTCTGTCGACCCGGCTTGCCTCGCGCGTGCATCCAAAAGCATCGCGACGCACCTTCTCTAATTACAACCAAAACCGCGCCGGCTCTTTGCTCCCAGCTGTCCCTGCCTCGCCACATCCTCACGTATCTCGAATCATCGACGCGATTGCTACTGCTTCACGCGCGACGACTTCAAAGTCATAGGATTTGGTTTGCGCATACACCGCCGCTCGAGTCAGCAACACCAAGGCGCTATCCCCGACGTTAGCCAACCGAATCCTTGTTGTGCATCCCGCCATCGCCGCAACCTGAAAGACATCTGCGCGCGTCGCTACCTTCATGTTGCGTCGCGCACAGTAAATCTGCCCTTACCTCAAACACCATATGGCAGTCATGGCGTCGCCTCAATCAGAACGCGCCGTCCCGGATCAGAAGCCGACCGAATCCACACCAGCAAAGGACGATAGCAAGCCCGAAACCAATGGGTGAGTAGTAGTTGCATTTGTTGTGCGACGGACTTCATTTGCCCGTTCGCACGGCTTCTCTCAGAGCACAATTGCTGATGATTGCTTCTCCTTCCACAGTCATACCTCCCCTGCTGAGAAGAGCTCCGAGAAGGCAGACGAGTCCGCAAAGTCACCCAAAACCAATGGCGACAGGAAGCACGATGAGGAAGTGAAGTCGTCCGATGCGAAAGTAACTGCCGCCAACGAGAAGGAAACGGAGAAAGAGGAACCAGCCAAAAAGTCACCTGCACCGGCCGACGAATCTTCTGCCAAGTCCAAGTCCGCGGAGCCTGAGCAGTCAAAGGAAAGCAAGGAACCTAGCAAGTCTTTGAGCCCTCCCCCTGCTGAGCTTCCCAACGACGTCGATATGGCCGATGCGCCAGAGGTCGAAAAGGCGGAGAAGAAGACCGACGAAAAGCCAGAGGAGAAGGCAACTGAGAAAAAGGCGGAGGCTTCTGAGCCTGCGAAGGCTGCGACAGAAACCAAAGACAAGGACATCGAAATGAAGGAGAGCGACGACAAGGTCAACGGAGCAAAGGACGAGTCGCCGGCGGCTCCTACGACTGCCGCTGATCAAGAGGTAGATCTCCAACCAGCAAGCTTGTCTCAATTGGCCATTGACAATGACAAGGAAAAGGACAAGCCCTCGAAGCCCGCAGACGAAGACGTGCCCATGGCGGAGGCGCCATCAACTGTTGGCAAGGTTTCTCGCGAGAGAGAAGATGACGCGGATGCTGAGCCCGCTCCCAAGCGCGCGAAGACCGATTCGAATGATGGAGCCATCGAGTCCACCGTCGAGGTTAAGCCCCAAGGCGCGCAGGACGATTTGGCCAAAGGCGAAGCGGCTCTCGAAGACCTCCCTTCATGGATCGATGCCGCACGCGACCCCAAACCCCTTACATCTCACCAAACGAGAGAATTCCGCAAGGTATTGGCGGGTGTAAAGAAAACCAAACACGGCGCTCACTTCAAGGACGCGGTTGTCAGGATGTGGCCTAGCCTTGCTGAGAGCTATCTCATGCGGGTTAACAGACCCATGGATATCGGCGAGCTTGAGCGAGGCCTGCGCGACAACAAGTACAGCAGCCTGCGTCAGTTCAAGGATGATCTTGGATTGATCTACAAGAACTCCGTCACTTTCAACGGCATCAACAATGAAATCACATTCGCGGCGCTTAGTGTGGTTAAGTTAGCCTGGACCCGCGTTTGCGAGATTCCTTCCGACGAGCCCGCAAAGTCGAAGCCTGTGCCGAAGCCCTCCCGATACTCAGAGTCACGGACATCAGCCCCTCCGCCTCCTGTTCGTAGACAGCCTAGCATTGCTGCCGCGAGCCCGCCGGCAAAGGCggaggccgaagcctatgCCGTTCCTCCTGGTGGTGTGCCACAAGTTCGCCGTGCCTCGACCCAGAATGACTTGGACCGCCCCAAGCGCGCCATCCAGCCCACCAAGAACCGCGACCCCGACTACTCCTCCAAGACCTTCAACCGGAAGAAGTTGCCCATCGAGCTTCAATTCTGCTACGAGGTTGTCAGTGAACTGATGGATCCCAAGAACGCCTCCTGCAACCTCGCATTCCTGTCCCCGGTCGATCCCGTGGCTCTAGCCATCCCCACCTATTTTACCATCATCAAGCGGCCGATGGACTTTGGTACGATTATGGCCAAGCTCAAGAGCTATGACTATCCTGGTATCAAGGAGTTCCAAACAGATGTCAAGCAGGTCTTTAAGAACTGTTACAAGTTCAATCAACCTGGCCAGCCCGTCTACGAGCAAGGCCAACAGCTCGAGCAAATCTTCAGGGGTCTGTGGTCAAAGAAGGAGCAGTGGATAAACAAGCACACCCCCGCCAAGCCAGTGGATGACGGCTCAAGTCGTGATAGTGAAGACGAAgctgaggaagaggaagaggcgcCAGCCCCTGCAGTTGATCCCTCGGTGGCTGCCACGATTGCATTCCTGGAGAAGCGTCTCGAGCAGGAGACGAAGCAGTTGACCGAGCTCTACAAGACGGCGGACATCGCTAGTGACGCTGTTATCGACCTTCAGCAGTCTTTGCTCACCACTATCCGGCAGCGTCTCATAGACGAGAAGGCCAAGCTCACCACCACAAAGCCTGCCAAGAGCGCCGCCAAGGCCAAGCCGCCAAAGCCTGCTAAGTCGAAGGCGGCTAATGTCCCCGCGAAGAAGGCAGCCGCGGCTCCCGTCTCGAAGAAGAGCGGTGGCGGCGTGGCCAAGAAACCCAAGCAACGAAACATGAACCAAGCTGAGAAGGATGCTATCGCGAACGCTATTAACGAACTTGAGAGTCCTCATATAGAACGTGCCATCGACATCATCAAGAAAGATACTGGCCAATCGGTAAGACAAACCGATTTATTACGTTCATTAGATATATGCTAACCATCTTTGTAGGAAAATAGCAGTGGCGAACTCGAATTGGAGATCGACCAACTCACCAACGAGGCGCTTCACAAGTTGTGGGATCTGTGCAAAAAGACTTTGCCGAGCTTTGGGCAGGGCTTGGGTTCGAATGGACCAGCACGTGAAGCATCACCAGTGAACAACGCAGCGGCAAAGTCTTCGGCCAACAAGCCGTCCAAGTCGAAGAAGAACAAGCCCATGAATGCTCAAGAGCAAGAGGCTCGCATTGCCGAGCTCGAGCGGCTTCGCAATATGTACGACGGTAAGGAACCGGGTGATCAAGAGCGACCCGGTAGCTCCGGTCGTGCGCACGAAGCTCCTGTTCACGACAATGACAGTGAGTCTTCGGATTCGGAAGAAGAGTAGAGGGGCATAATGAGTAGCAGCAGCTTTTTGGGTCCAAAAGTCGCTATGTGGCGTGGGGAGGACGACTGAATGCGCCTGGTACCCTACGATAGGGGAGTTTGGCGCTGTACTACTTGGCTCATTCCGACACGCTAGAGAGGGTTTCCCTCGCGTGACGCTCAGCAGCATCTGAAGCGGGCGCTTCCCAGGCCCGTTGCCTCACGGCTCTGGGTCGGGGGCGGACCGCGGGGATAGCGATGACCGTGGACGTCGCGGAGGACTCCTGCGCAGTGAGCGCGCAGGCGATATATCTGCCCTACAGTCGGATTGAGAAGAGCGTTGATTTGCGGGCGTTGTGACTGTATGCCCAATACATAGCATCTTTTATTGCCAGCTAGCGGACGTCAAAAGAGGCTAGCCAACATTTGAGCTGTAGAATATGATGTATAAAACTTTTCAACCCGTGCTATTGATGAATGAGAAAGAGAACGTCATGTGGCCGTGTATTGTAAGTCTACATCGCGGAGACTGCTTTAAGTGAACTTGACCTATATGGCGGCGGCATCATGCATCATGGATGGCCGCTCAGTACTTACCCTTAGCCGTCATCTTCCATGTCTTCTTCGCCGCAATCGAGACTGTATCGAGTACGTCGTGAGAGTCGAGGCTCGGCCAAGGGTCTCAAGGTTGCTGGCCCGCTTGTATGGATGAATCAGCGCCAGCAAACGGCGCTGGGGAGGAAAATCGGATTGACCGATGCGCAGAATACCTACTAAGGCACGGATCGGTTACGGCATGGGAAAATGGCTGGAAACAAATGTGTGCAGCTAAATGGGGTGATCCGTATTCAGAGGGCTCCGATGCACGTGAGATTTGGGCTGCTTGGGATTGGAATGTTTTGGGAAGCGTTGCGGTGACGATGGGATATGAACTCATGGAGGTTGAGGATGTAAAGATTGGAAGGGCGGGCTGGGCCGATTAGTCCCGGTGTGGGCCCGGCGGTGGGTGCCGGGCAGGGAGTCCACATGCGGCCGACGAGAAAGGTACCCTCGGGCCTATGATGACCTGGACTCTTCGTGGAAAATAATGTTCCCTTTAGTGATTGTATTAATGAAAACAGATTTCCATtgatatcgattataagaaaAGATGGTCTATGCGTTTTGTGCTCGCTAGAAAAAGATGTGCAGTTGGAAGCTGCTGGTCATGTACTGAGTACATGTGGGAGTTTAGCCGAGCATATTGTCTCTTTCCCGTCCCTGTCTGGTGATGCCCCTATCAAGATAAGGTAAGTTTACCTTATGTTTCCTTATGTTTAACCCAGCCAGTTCATTGATATCGTCGTGGTTTCTTCTACACTGTCCAATACCCTGCCTCATGATCCCTAACTTTTCTTCCGTTCTGGCCTAATTGCTTTCTTTGCAACATGGCCGCTTTCTTTAGCGGAGAACGGGCTCTGCAACTGTATTGCCTCATGCGTGAGATTACAGTGCCGCCAGCCCTAGTAACTTGGCTCACCATAACTGTCTTCAATATGAGGTAGTTGCAGGCTTGCCTAGCCATGGGTGTGGTAACCTAAATCCAAGACGCGGTGGCCCATCTGTGTCTCTACGTTTACTCATGGAGGCTTCCTCATGGTACAGCAAGAGCCAAGCACGAGATCATCGCAGCCACCACCAGAGCTATCATGGTAGGCGGCGAACGGGAGGGGCTGCTGGCTTGCCCACTCATGCGGCTCCCTCCGGCCCGGGGAGTTGCCGTCACCGTTGTGCTTTGGGTCACCGTTACTGTTGCGACGGAGGCTTCTGGGACTAGAAGAATGCGGAAACCCGTGTTGTTAGAATGACACGTAGGTAGAAATAGTCCAGGATAGAGTCTCGTACGTAACGGGGTTAAGGGAAAAAGGACCGGGGTACTTACGTGGATGTGTGACACGGTACCAAGTCATGGGGAGAACGTAGAGCTCCGACATGGCGATGCAGAAGATAATTCTCCTCGCGTCGGTGCTGCCTTGCGTTTGTAGCATGGTGATTGTGTCGCACGTGTTGCTCGGTCCACTACCCTCTCCGATTAGTACGCGTCCTTTTTGCGCAATCTTCCATGGTCCCCAAGATTCGGCCAGGCATGAAAAGGAAAGAAATGAAAGTGGTCAGTCCTTACCAGTCGGCCTGTCCAGTCGGCCCAACAGCATAATTCCCAAACGGCCCGCCACACGATGTCGCCATCTCACAGAAGGGATTATTCCGCGGACAACAGACCCCAAACTTACTATCCGCAGCAAAGTAATTGTCTGCCGGACATGTCGCCGAGACCCAGGCGCCGGACTGGGAGTACCACGCGATGAAATTCGTGCGGCCGTCCGAGGACCGGGGGTCGCCTTGGCGGGCGCGGAGAAGACGGTGCGATGCGAAGACCGGGTCCGGGGCCGGAGTGATGGTTAGGTGCGGGGCCTTGTAGGCGCGGTTCGGGGGTGCCGCTGGTTCATTTCTTTGATTTTGTGTGCTGGTTGTGGTCGGGGTCAGAGTGGTTGTTGTGCTGCCGAGGACGATGTTGCTGAGCAGGAGGAGTAagaggaggcggaggagggATAGTGTCGAGAGAGGGGGCCGGTACACTGGGGGTGAGATGTGCATCTCGAGAGCGCGTGGTGGAAGCGCTGCTGCAGCTTCATGGAGtgttttctctctctcttctctgCAGCTCTGTTGATGAAACTTTGCGGTCTGAGGGTAATAGGTCTGAGCTAAGGGGTTCGGAAAGCGAGCTGGTAACGGGTATTAGAGTTGCAGCGGGAAAAAGTACAGGAGAGAAAGAACAACAACGTAGAAGAAAGAAGGGTCACATTCTAGCAACGTTTCCCGACGCCCGAGACGGGCAGGAGGAGAGGGAGGTGACCTTTTTACGTTTTTGGTAGCCTTGGTGTGAGATTTTCGGATCGTTATGTGGATTGGTTTCTGCACATGAGGTCGTGCGGTGGTGCATACACCCACCCCACTCCCAGTTTGGACTCGAGATTCGTGAACCGGATCTGTCGTGCTGATCATGCAAGTTCGAATGGGGAGAGGCCACGCGTGCAGGCCTGGACCAGAAGTTCAGAATGGTGGATGAATCGTGTCTGGTTTGTCAGTACTTTGATGGTATGGGTTTAGAGTACGAGATTTTCGGGTGTTTGGGTGAGCAGGTACGGTAGAGTGAGATCATGATGGGCAAGACTGGGATACAGGGCTTACCGACGGGCCGGCGATGCATCAGAGGGAAGGTATGTGTGTTCAGCTCCAGGCTTCACCCGCAGACGATCTTGCAGGAGCCCGTGAGTCTTGTCAGAAATGTGGCCGTGAACCTAATACGGCGGAGCGCGATCCCGTTTGTACTAGGATCATTGCGGCTAGTCTTACGGGACTCTTAACTTGATCTGAGGGAGGTGTGAGATGAGGGGAAGGAGGATTGTGGCCATGAATAGACTTGTGGTGTGCGTGAGATCTGGGTAGTTAGGTGAGGACGATGGTTGGTGTAAGCGTAAGATGGTAGGGCTGCGATTGGCTTCAAGAGTGCAGCCTTCTTCGGGGCAGGATACAATCCTATGAACGGGAATAGACTGGACTCTAGATTCCGATTCAATAGGCTACCCATGTCGGGTGGCGGGAGGCTGACACTTCTCGTCAATTCACAATGGTTGCACTAATATATCTTCATTCTCGAAATGAGATACTTTTGAGGGTGACAGCATTCATCGCCCTAGTCAAAGTGCGTAAATCACTTGCAGGTGACTACTCGCCCCCTCATCAACCCTCTCGTCTTTCTCAATCTCTTCAACACCAGCTTCTAGAACCGGAAGCCTCGATCCGTTGTCAAATCGCCACTTACATCCCCTCAGAAACATCGGATAAACAGCGTTGGTTCAAGAGCAGGATTGGGAGAATCCGAGGCGAGTAAGGGGTCTACGGCTTCCAGTCACAGTTAAGGTGAGTAAGTCACTGAGAGTGGTCGCTATCGCTACCGCTGCCGATTCGGCGAGTCTCAAGGCCCCCGTGAACAAACCACTTCCAGCCTTTGAAGGGGGTCGTCCGAAGTTGAGTGCGGAAGCTCGGAACCAGAGTTTGGTAATTGTGAACGTCGGATCAGTTCGCAGCCGTATGGCTCGCACGGCGGCCTATTTGAGTCAGGGTCTTCCCGGTCCCTAAGGCGGTCACTACTTGGTTGCGGAGGGGAGATCACGGATTTCTTCTGCTTACAAGCCTGTGGGCTCATTTCCCACGAGACTTTGGTTTGAGCGAGCCTCTTCATACCATGTTGACTATGCAGCAGATCTCTCCTCTCAATTCGCATACGACTACAGAACCAAAAGGAAATACTATTGGGGCTTCAAGCTGTCGAGAATGGGTTTATTTTACCTTCTGCCAACACCATACGCTACCATCATAAGTTGGTTCTCAGCCGCAGATACCAATTACTTAGATGGCCGCCGTATAACCTGGTAGAGGCAAAGAGCTGTTAAGTGTGAGTATATTTGTGATGAACCCCGACATCCCAAAACGCAGTAGGTGTTCGTGATGGTGACTATAACAGAACCCCTCCCACGAAAGGCCACCAGCGATCAATACCTATATGAGACAAACGGCAGGTCAGGGCACGTGTCGGAGAAGTCGAAACCGAGTTTTCATCTCAACACTTGAACCCCGTTGCAGAAGATGCAATCTCAAAACATGACTCTTCACTCCATTGAGGGTAGCTCAGGACTTAGCTAGTTGCAAAGATGGCGGCAGCGAAACGTGGTGGTTGTTGGGTAGTCTGGCGCCTGAAAAGGCGTGCTGCTTGACTGCAAGAAGTGAGGGTCTCTCAAGGGAATCGATAGGATTGCTTAAGCCATGTTTACATCGTCCTGCCTGAGTGATTCATGTTTGACCAAATTGTGAGCGAGCTGCTTGTTGCTAATCTGAGCTTGATCTTGCCCGTGGTTGCTAGGAAGCATTATGGGTTTTGATCATCTCGAGTCTTGAGTAGCCTGTCTGTTCATCAGGTTCTGTTCATCAGGATCTATTCACCAGGACTTCTGGTATTCGATATGTGCACTGAGAGACACCCCTTGATTTACGGAATGCCGACATGCACTCGCTCCGGCGCCGCCGTCACGGTGAACACACCCCCGACATCGGCAACCCGCGGCCGGAAAAGGTGGAGCCCGACTCGGAGGATTGCGAAGCGGATGTCAGCGGCTGACGCTGCGCCCTTTCTTGCAACTACATCATCCCCCGTGCAGGTTTCCCAAAAGCCTTGACAGCAAGTGGAATTCGAGGCTTATAGAGAGCATCAAACTTACGAATCTTCGGTTGACTCACCCATCATGAACCTGCCATCCTTCCTACCGCCCTTCGCGGGCACCGAGATCCGGACCGTGGAGATGCACACGGCCGGAGAGCCGGCGCGCATCGTATACGCCGGCTACCCAGACATACCGTAAGTCTACCTCCACCAGCATCTCTCACATTCCGAGTAAACCACCTTCACCCTCAATGAGAGACCCCATCCCCTAACCGGTGACCAACTCCACTCCTCCAGCGGCACCCTCCTCGAACAGCGTTCCCTCGCCCAAACCGACCACGACCACATCCGCCGCAGCATAATCTATGAACCGCGCGGCCACGCGGACATGTACGGCGCCGTCCTCCGGCCCCACACAGAACTCGTCGACGCAGGCGAAGCGCACATGGGCGCCTTATTCCTCACGCACGAGGGGTACGGCGCGATGTGCGGGCACGCCACCCTCGCGCTCGGCAGGTTTCTCGTCGACTGCGCGGACGAGACGGTCTTCCCGCGGCGGCGGGAGCTGGTTGTTGATGAGGAGCGGCAAACGGTGGAGGTCAGGTTGCATGCGCCCGTTGGGGTGGTGAGACTCACGGTTCCTGTTGTGAGGGTGGACGTGGATGGCAGCACCGGGGACATCTCGGGGTGGAAGACGGATACGGGAAGGCGCATTACGTTTCTTTCTGTGCCGACTTTCGCTACGGCTGTCGATCTCTCTGTTCCGATCCCGCGGGATCTAGGGTGGCCGGAGCTAGGTGACGCCGCAACCGTGACGATGGACGTTGCGTTTGGAGGTGCATTCTATGCCGTCGTCTCCACTGCGGCTCTGGGCTTTCCGTCGTCTCTTTCGAAGCCGGACGTCAGCGGCCTCAGTAACGCAACCAAGAAGCTCAAGCAAGCCTTCAACGCCTCAGCAGACCTCCGCGCCCGCCTTGAAGATCCCGCAGACGACGAGACGGTCCCGGGCTCGCAGTATCTCTACGGCATCATGGTCACCGACACAGGTAGTAACGACGTCCTCCCTACAGCACAAGGCTGCGCGGGCGCGGAGACGGGGCTGTATTTCTTCGGCGACCAGCAAGTTGATCGGAGTCCAACGGGTTCAGTCGTGCAGGCGCGTGTTGCGTTAGCTGCTGCGCGGGGCGAGAGGAAACTGGGCCAGTCGTGGACATATCACAGTCTTGTATCGAGGGGTGTTGGCGGGGATCGCGGGGCGTTTGTAGGGACGCCCGTGGAGGAGGTTGAGGTTGGTGGGAGGAGGGCTTGGAGGGTTGAGGTGAGTGGACAGGCTTATTATACGGGCTCGAGTACGTTTGTGATGGAGGAGGGTGACGAGATTGGGAGGGGGTTTTCTTTTCGGGGATTTGAAGGGCGAGGGCTGTGATCTCAACCAACCATGTTGCCATCCATTCCGTTACTTCTTTGAGTTATGTCTGAGGGCATCGCGCACCCTGGATAGCAGCAATGCCATGAAAATTCACGAGCAAGTCACTCGTCTCAACAAAACTTACAAAAATTAGAATCTGGGGATCCAGCAAAAGAATGATTCGACGTTGGCCTGATTCGAACAGACGCTCCCGAAGGAACAAGATTTCTAGTCTTGCGCATTAGACCACTCTGCCACAACGCCGTGGAATCAACCCGCTTTGGGCGGGGATGACAATCTGGCGAGCCCTAGGCGCTGATGTTTGTATGTCGTAGATAGTGGATCACGACGTGGATTAGGGTCGGACAGGGATGGGGTCTTGTGTGTGGTTGGGTCTCTTGGGAACAAAAGCATCGGAACGGTCAAGGCTCTCTCCCCCACCTGACAGATCCCAGAGGTTCGCTTCGAAGTGGACTATCGTGCGTTGTGGTTAAGAGACATATTGCAATGTAGGAGATGGAAGTTGATAATAGTGCAACTCTGGCTCTCCAAACTGTGCGTTCGGCTTCTCAGAACCCGCGGTTGTTCAGTTTAGCCGGTTTCTATGGAAGCGTCTGAACGGGAAAAATACGCACTACCCCGATGATTTAGACCTTCGTATTGATATCGCTGTGGCGGCGTAAAGCAGTCATCTTAATCGTCTTGTCAGCGATCTTAGCGCGAGCGGGGAAAATCGACATTTGGCCGTGTAAGATGAGTAAACGTGGGCGGGCAAGTCGTGGCGTCACATCGCATTACCTTACTCCGCGTCAAATATTAGCCGCATGTAATTGCAAAGGGCGTCAACTTCCATCCTGATATTATAAACCCCAAGAAACTGCATCGCAGACATCTCACACAACTCCAGAAAGCCAAGGCGTGAATAcgaataagctattatatccAGTCTCAACAACTATCCAAAGATCATCTACACTCTAAAACACCATCAAACAAGAAACCATGACGACCTTTGAAGGCTTCTCCCCCTTCACAGTAACAACCCAAACCTCCCCCGACGTCGTAATCCACGGCATCAAAAGCGGCGACGCAACCACCTCCTCCCTCccgcccctcctcctcctccacggCTTCCCCCAAAGCCACCACATCTGGCACAGCGTCGCAACCGCCGTCAAAGACCGCTACGCCGTCATCGCAATCGACATCCGCGGCTACGGCAACAGCTCGAAACCAGATGGCGTCCCCTCCTACGCCAAATCCGCCATGGCGCGGGACTGCATCGCCGTCATGGACTCCCTAGGCTACGACGAGGACACCTCCTTCTACGTCTGCGCCCACGACCGCGGCGCGAGGGTCGCGCACAAGTTGTGCGTAGACTTCCCCTCCCGCATCCGCAGAGCAATCTTCCTAGACATCTGTCCCACGCTGGTGATGTACGAGACCACGAACCTCGACTTCGCAAAGGCGTATTTCCACTGGTTCTTCCTCATCCAACCCTCGCCTCTACCCGAAACCCTCATCAACGCCGCGCCGCGCAAGTTTCTCGAGCTCTTCATGGGCGGACGCCAGCTCACGGGCCTGCAAATCTTCAGAGAGGAGGACTTCGAGTTCTACGCGCAGGTCATGGGCCAGCCGGAGGCCGTGGGCGCCATGTGCAACGACTACCGCGCGAGCGCGACGTTGGATCTCGAAGAGGCGGAGGCGGATCTGAGGGAGGGGAGGGTGTTGCGGACGCCGCTTGTTGTGCTTTGGGGGAAGCACGGGGTGATTGAGAAGTGTTTTGATGCGGTGGGCGAGTGGAGGAAGGTTGCTGGGGAGGGGGTTGAGGTTCAGGGGAGGAGTGTGGAGAGTGGGCATTATATCCCGGAGCAGGCGCCCGAGGAGGTTGTTAAGACGATCAACGAGTTCTTTGTGTGAGGGTTTTGCGGATGTTGTTGGGGGGTTTGGGAAGAAAGGCTTAATGACATGATAGGATCTGTAGAATTGAGTTGCTTTCGAGAGAGTTCATGAGCATTTGATCTTGATTTGGCTTTGATACCACGGCGATGC
The window above is part of the Colletotrichum lupini chromosome 9, complete sequence genome. Proteins encoded here:
- a CDS encoding proline racemase, which gives rise to MHSLRRRRHGEHTPDIGNPRPEKVEPDSEDCEADQVEFEAYREHQTYESSVDSPIMNLPSFLPPFAGTEIRTVEMHTAGEPARIVYAGYPDIPGTLLEQRSLAQTDHDHIRRSIIYEPRGHADMYGAVLRPHTELVDAGEAHMGALFLTHEGYGAMCGHATLALGRFLVDCADETVFPRRRELVVDEERQTVEVRLHAPVGVVRLTVPVVRVDVDGSTGDISGWKTDTGRRITFLSVPTFATAVDLSVPIPRDLGWPELGDAATVTMDVAFGGAFYAVVSTAALGFPSSLSKPDVSGLSNATKKLKQAFNASADLRARLEDPADDETVPGSQYLYGIMVTDTGSNDVLPTAQGCAGAETGLYFFGDQQVDRSPTGSVVQARVALAAARGERKLGQSWTYHSLVSRGVGGDRGAFVGTPVEEVEVGGRRAWRVEIPEVRFEVDYQTMTTFEGFSPFTVTTQTSPDVVIHGIKSGDATTSSLPPLLLLHGFPQSHHIWHSVATAVKDRYAVIAIDIRGYGNSSKPDGVPSYAKSAMARDCIAVMDSLGYDEDTSFYVCAHDRGARVAHKLCVDFPSRIRRAIFLDICPTLVMYETTNLDFAKAYFHWFFLIQPSPLPETLINAAPRKFLELFMGGRQLTGLQIFREEDFEFYAQVMGQPEAVGAMCNDYRASATLDLEEAEADLREGRVLRTPLVVLWGKHGVIEKCFDAVGEWRKVAGEGVEVQGRSVESGHYIPEQAPEEVVKTINEFFV